The Brienomyrus brachyistius isolate T26 chromosome 7, BBRACH_0.4, whole genome shotgun sequence DNA segment CTGTGTAATTGTAAGTTTGTCTCAAGAAGgatgttgagaaacactgggaaCCCCGGGGTGGTGATTCATGTGTTGCCTTTTACGAGGGATGACAAAGTTGTGTGAAAAGTAACTACTGGTGTGGCTGGTACTAAAATGAAAACCAAATGTGAGCATGTGGGACAAGAAGATCACTTGATTTAAGGACTTATGAATTACAAAACTGAAGACTAATATACACAAATCATTGAGAATGAAGGGCTGGTGGCACGAATCAGTGTGAATCATCTCCCCTTTCCctcgattttttttctcccccaagATGTTCGTACTGTAGTTTAGGCAATAAAATGGTTTCTAGGAAGAAAATAAGTTTATTGATGGGATTACTAATTACTACTATTATCCGTCTGGCCATCTACTTGGTATATAGCTTGCCTGTTTGAAAATACTGAGTATCAGCTAATACATAATCACTAAGACTAACACCCCACTTTCTGCACCCAGGCTCTATGCTGGTCCAGAGGTGGACATCTGGAGCAGTGGAGTAATTCTGTATGCTTTGCTTTGTGGAACTCTCCCATTTGACGATGACCATGTGCCAACGTTGTTCAAGAAGATCTGTGATGGGATCTTCTTTACACCACAGTACTTGAATCCTTCAGTGATCAGTCTTCTGAAGCATATGCTGCAGGTTGACCCCATGAAGAGAGCAACAATCAAGGAAATCCGGTGAGCCCGAGAACTCAAGGTCATGTAGATAAACTCATAGACAATCATTTGTAACCTTGAAATGACCTAATTTGATTCTTATATGTGTGTCTGAAACTAATTGTTACTCTGGAACTGGTCCAAATTCTTCCTAACATTTTAGCTTGACTGGTGAAAAGAGACATAATCTTTTATGATAAAATGGCAAGCATAGTCTACTAATTGTTTTTCCTCcttgtttttttgtcattttttccctcttctAATAAAACAATTCTGTACTCTGGTTTTAATAGGGAGGATGAATGGTTTAAGCAAGACCTGCCAAAATACCTTTTCCCAGAAGATCCATCCTACAGCAGCGCCGTGATCGATGATGAAGCCTTAAAGGAAGTTTGTGAGAAGTGTGAATGTACTGAGGAGGAGGTGCTGACGTGTCTGTATAACAGGAACCACCAGGACCCATTGGCAGTGGCGTACCACCTCATCATAGACAATCGCCGCATCATGAGCGAGGCAAAGGATTTTTACCTGGCCAGCAGCCCTCCTGAATCCTTCCTGGACGAGCACCAGCTGTCCGCTGCAAAGCCCCACCCTGAACGGGTGCCGTTCCTGGTGGCCGAGGTGCCACCCAGGCCGCGGCACACCCTAGACGAATTAAATCCTCAGAAGTCGAAGCACCAGGGAGTTCGCAGAGCCAAGTGGCACCTGGGTATCCGAAGCCAAAGCCGGCCGAATGACATCATGTCGGAGGTGTGCCGGGCCATGAAGCAGCTGGACTATGAGTGGAAGGTGAATGATTTAAATGTGAAAATACGGCAATTTCTGAATGAATGTCGCGTGATTAAAACATCTGCCATTCAGCTATGGTTTAATTCCTTTTGTAGGTCTTATCTAAAAGAGAATACTGTTATGTTATGTGTTTCATAAGGACAAGAAATGCTGGGCTTCGTCTCTATAATTTTGCATTAATCATTTGTTACTTTCTCATCATGTGGTATCTGTAAATCAGGGATGGTGTGTATGCTTCCGGATTATATTTTCATAGTTTGAAGTCAATTCATGCTTTTAGTGAAATCTAGGATTTCACAGGACAAACTGGAATGAAACAGGAGAACGCAATGATATGAGGATCTGGGGCATTTGGTCAAAGTAAGATGCATGCTACAGTGGTGACACAAGTTCAGTTTCTCTTGTGCTGCCATAGCAGTCTGTTGCAAGAAGGCCAATGTTCTTTTGGGTGGGTGGGTTGCCTTTGTTCTCTCACTCTTCTGCACCTATATATGCTGTTGGCTGGGGACCTACAGAGCTGTGGATGGAATCAATTAAATATCACTCTGTGATCTTACAGCCTGTAGAGTGGAAATAAATGGGTTCCTGGCAGCACATGCTGTGATGGGCTGAAATAGAGAGTTCATGTTCAAAAACTAGAAATcaagaccaaggttttgtttttcaattcAGTTCGTATAGTGCCTTTCCACAACGTTACATGCTCTCAGAGTGCTCTACATTATCcccgcccaaagcccccagtaagcaagccagaggtgactgtggcaaggaaaaactccctagaaggaagaagccttgggaggaaccagactcaaaaggggagcccatcctcctgggacCGGCAGAGGAAATCAAATGGGCAAGATGGCAAAGTTCCAATTTACACTGTCCCAATTTTAACATTTGAGTTTCAAAACAGGGGGCAGGCAGGTActggtgctgcttctgatggTAGGACGAACAGTGGCACAAAAGCAGGGCATATagaagagacgtcacaggcagaagggcgagcaggtcaGAAAGACACCACAGGTAGTGGAGGTGTCGCAGGCAGCAGGGAAGGCAGAATAGCTTGATGATTTTTGGGTCTCCAAGCAGCACAGCCCAGGAGGGGTAGAGGaaataaaatatgcagttagccaaagtagggaaaattagaggcagtgcaaacagtttGGTGGCATATAcagctatggcagcataagtagcgAGGAGGCAAGTGGGAACACAGGCGGGGAATCGCTGCACGTCAACACTGCAATTCCACATGGgagtgtgaagctagagtgactgACAGTTCAGGTCATCCAAAGCCACTATGAGTATAAGGAATCACAGCTACAGAGTAATCAActagttggctgaaacaaaatcttggtctggattttaactttctggacctgaaccatCCACTTCTGGGAGCAGGTGTGCTAGGACTCACTGTCCTGTGTGGCTGTCATAGGAAACAGACCATTAATTATCCAGGTCCAGGTTTAGATGAAAATGTTTCGTTGACATTAAATATTAAAGCTGAAAAAAATAAGGAGGGGGGATTAAAACACTGGTTACTGTAAATGTTGATATCTGGTTATCTATCATGACTGGTTAGTTGGttaattttttccccctttcacATTCATTTTATATTCTCAAATGGCGTTTCCATTACCTAAATTAGGTGTCTCAGATAGCTTTTCCTACTTCTCAGGTTGTAAATCCCTATTACCTGCGTGTGCGAAGGAAGAACCCAGTGACGGGAATGCAGGCCAAGATGAGTTTGCAGCTCTACCAGGTGGACAGCAGGACCTACCTCCTTGACTTTCGTAGCATAGATGGTATGTTAAGTGTGTGGACCTTTTAAATCCCTCTTCTGAGTTTGTTTTGTTAAGTGTACATTCTATAAATAGGCACTAACATTCCATAAGGAGTACGTTTAGATGTTTCAGCAGTTAAGAACATAGTTTCAATTCACTTGTACTCTTTCTAAACGTAAATAAATAGGAGTctaaaaatgcagtttttttctGTTCATATTCTCTGattttgtgtgtttctgtggggAAGATTTACAGTGTATTTGTCTTTTTGCTTAGATGAAATTTTAGAGGCTAAATCGGGGACTGCCACTCCTCATCGCTCAGGCTCGGTTGGGAACTCCCGAACAACTCTAAAGAATGAGGCGGAGGCAGGAGAGGCCAAGGCCGAAGTGGCGGTCAAGGGATCCGATGGCTCTTTGGCGTCGTCTCTCACGTCCTCTGTCGAATCCACTAGTGGAGAGACCTTTCCTAGACCTGGGAGTCACACTATAGAGTTTTTTGAGATATGTGCGAATCTCATCAAGTTACTTGCACGATAGTTGTTGAGTTAGCCTTTGAGTGTCTTTAAGCAATAAGCATGCAACTGATTCATGGCTAACTTCATTCCATGTGGATGAGCTAGTTGTTCCATGGCACTGATGCAGTTTTGCCTCATAGATTAGGCGAACTGTGGGCGGGAAAGATTTTGAATGATAATTGCTAAGCCACTTTAtagtaaaattttttttttttttttttaaacaaattgtTTTACATATTACTTTACTATCTAGCTAAATGTCCCCAGAATGCATTTCGACTTCCTAGTCATTTATTGTCAGCTTGATTTGCTGAATTTGTATTACATTCAGTGATGCTAAATCCCTCATTTCTAGGTAAAAACAAGCAAATTGTTCTGCTAATATGCAAGaacaacttttgcacagttGTCCTGTACCTGCTGCTCAATTACCATATTAGATAATCCACCATTGCAGAATATGTACAATGAGTTGCACGTACCCTTTGAGAAATGATGAAAGCCGATTAAAAATACAGAGGAAGGATAGTCttgttcctctctttttcagGAAAAAGCTTGCCTCTCCTGAAAATAATGATGTTCTTTGAATCATTTTAAGGATTTCCATGCCTCTGTATTTTTTGTAACAATTACGTTTATTTGATTTACTTTTCCCCCTCCCTtttatatataaagaataaaGTTGATCTGGATATATTTATCAGTGCTTTAAATATATAGGTTATTTTGCAATCATTTTGTTGATGTTTTATTCCATGTCTCATATTCCAaaatcatttttagtttttattccAGTTGCACTGTTATGTTTGTCAAACACTTAATTTAGTTTTCCAATTAAGTAGTTTTattttaatcaaaataaataaatggccaAACTATTCTGAGAGTACTGTTTTGGAAATGTGGGGTCTCTGTTCCAGATCATGCTTAAGATTGCAGCTGTAGCAATACATGTTTTCTGTGTGAGTTTTGGACTCTGTAAACAACAAATCTGCTTGCATTCAATGTCAGTACTTTGGAAATTGGTGTGATATCACTGCTGTTTATGCAGAGCTTCTAAAGTTCAATTAATGCCCTTTCCTGTATTGAACAGGAATACTTGGGACTTAAGACCAAATATGAAACATTTTACATTGAGTCCTATAGTGAAAAATCTGTTGGAATGTTTTCTGTCAGATTTGGTTATGGTATGTTGCATAGTGTAAGCTGGCAGTTTGATTGACATTGATGATATAATATTATGGACCCATAAATTTACATTGGTGGTCAGCAGACATTTGCAAATTGAGTGATGCCAGATTTGTTACTTCTTTTCCATGTTTTATGTGTAACAATATTTTCATGCCTTTTGTCCTTGTGAAGAATAGCTTGCTTTTTGGATAAAATATGAGGGATGTCACAAAATCAGTTACACTTTTATTTGTAtcctaattatttatttaaattcaatCATTTTCTCCCAAACAGTCCAGTtaataatagataaataaataatataactgACAAAGTCTTTAGTCAGTCACAATCTCAGTTAATCAGCTGCCTTAATGTTAATACTGTTGATCAGTTTTATAATAGGAAGAGGTATTAAAGGCTGTGATCCATTTCCTTGTGGGGTCTGGTAGTAGGTTATTAGACCTAAGTATGCCATGAATACTGTGATGGCTGTTTGTAAAGCCACACCTACATGTCACAGCAATGTGCTGTTCGCTGAAGGAGTAAATGGGTTTGGCCTTGCATGCTGGCTGGCACAAATACCATTGAAATGTCTGATTTTAACAGAAATTAAAGCATTCTAGTATTTGTAGcatcaaaaaaaataattggtaTGCTTTAAAGAAATAGAAGTTTACACAATTTTCTGTGCTGAACCCAGGTGTGGCGAGAGATGTTAGGCATTTTGGTATTTCTATGTAAAAGTGATCATTCTGGCTTCTAAAGACAGCTTGTAGACTATGAATCTGTTTTTTCCGTATATTTTCATACTTTAAAATTGTATGTCAGTGTTGCAGGAAGATTAGATATTACACTGGGGGACAAATCACAAATGAATTACCTCTGCGTATGTGTCTTAACTGCTCttaatcatttttcttttctttaaagTGTAGTGGAGAGTGGAGTGGGACCCAACCAGATTGACCAATGTATTTTGACTTGACAGTGTTTAAAATAATATGTACACAGAACTGcctaataaatatgtaaattgcACAACCTTGCCTAGTTTTATTCACAAATTCTGGAGTTTgttttagtatttttaatattacagtCTGGAATTAAAGATCTAATTTCTGTCCTTGCCCAGTGCTGTCTGGTATTGGCTACAAGCTCACTGCAATTCTATATTGGATGAGTGGTTATGGGGGGTGTATATGGAAAAGGTGCGATAAAGACCCCTTTACGCCAAGATTCAAGAGAGCAGTAATTTGGTAAACCATTCATGACTGATTCATCAGTATTCATGGTATAATTGGACGAAAAACCGTGTAGAAATAAGTACCCTAATTAACACAAAATCATATCTGGCTTTTACTTTGAATTCGGGGTTGTCTGGTGTTTCCAaatctcacacatctggcgtgacGCTTTTTAGGTGTAAATctaaaactatccatccatcttccaaactatccatccatcttccaaaccgcttatcctccggataagcaatgggcacgaggcagggaacaacccaggatggggggccagcccatcgcagggcacactcgcacaccagtcactcacacatgcattcctacgggcaatttagtaactccaattagcctcagcatgtttttggactgtgggggggaaaccggagtacctgaaggaaaccccacgatgacatggggagaacatgcaaactccgcacacatgtaacccaggcggagactcgaacccgggtcccagaggcaacagttctaaccactgcaccactttgCCGCCCCCAATCTAAAACTAGCTTCACCTAAAtatttggggtagtttgcaaaccctacagacgatttacaaggtaataatactgttacatgtaaatgcgtgcgcatgtgtgtgcagaattGTCTCCAATTGAAAACATCAGTCCAGCTAACtggccaaagttggcaaccctggtaTAAGTCACAGAAAATCACTGTCATGACACCCAAAAGCACTTCTGAAACTGCACACGGCAGGGATGGGATATACCATTGATATTATTTTCGATCCGATACCAAGGTTGGCATAGCAGACACTGATCCCGATATCCAGGGCCGGTCTAACCTTGACGAcaaggctctcaagtttcatcaaaaaTTTGGAGTGAGACTGCATCAGGGGCAAAACGAGTATCTCACGAGACTTGAGATCCGTGATTACCGCGTTCATCGGATCTTGCTCATTTCCACCTTTTCTGCACCCCATTTGAATGCGCTTGCAGCGGAATCACGTGTAACTTATTTTGAGTTTACCCAGAAACAACAAATGCTATTTTATGATTGGCTGCTAGTTGACTATCTACTCTGAATATCTCGGGACAGTTATGAACTTGGTGGTAAACTCCACTCCGTATCGTGCAGCAATTCTATATAACAGAACACCTTAGTGGGCGTTATTCCTTACGTCTCAGCGTGAGAAATACAATGTGTGGTGTATGAACAAGTTGAAATACGTGTGTTTCACCGTCAATGCGGACTTGAGAGTCATACCTAATGGTAAACATTTGCCGAACAGAGTGTCCAGGGGGGATGGAGCGAGATGTTGGCTATAAAATTTTTCATGTGGTGCTCCCTTAAATAATAGAAACGTTTAAAtttccagtaaaaaaaaaacaatattttaacCTTAGAATcgtttctcaaaataaaacatCGATATTTCAGGATCGTCCCCTTACCTTACGGCGGCCGAAATGACCGAAGAATATATAGGTGACGCCAGGAAGCTGTAGCTAGTGTTTCCGGGTTGGAGAGCGCCTCCATGTTGTGAGTATGCTAGTGTGATGTCGCGGCATGCAAAGGTGGTTTCTTGGCGTACTTCACATCCCAATAAAGTTAGCACCCTTTAAGGGAGCTGTGTTTTAAAAGCcaaagtgatttttttatttacctgtacCAGGCATAGAAGCAAAGCTGCCCGTATAGTACGCGGCGTTAGCCCGGTGTAGTCTGCATATGTTATGTTTACAATTTCCATTTTCGCCCTTTCGTTTAATACATGATGATCCAGGCGTTGTACAGAAAGCTACATTTATTTGCATCAGCTCTGGAATTTTAATCTTGCATGTCGTTCCCGTACATGTGAAGCTCGCCGGAGAACTGCATTCTCCTTCCTCTACAGGTTACTCCATATGCCACTGGCACCCCTATCCACGATAGCAATCCTATTTTTAAATGAGTTGGAGACTTCCTGATATGGAAATTCTACATTTAAGTAACAACTTAAGCTAAATGCGTGATGTAACTTTAAGTGAATTAATTTAGATTGTTTTAGCGAGTGAAAACTTTCAACAATGAATAACTTCAAAAATTCTAATAGAGAAGGTTTGACGATACAGTTTAAATAACTACATGCGATTTAAAACTGTGAATTTCTTTTGGGTCTGTCTCTTTAGGCACCGTTCAATTAAATATATACGCATTTAGCGAGAATTTATTTGAGAAATGTGCTTAAGTTAATTGACGTCCGTTTTAAGTAGAATGTGTTGGAGTTTAAACTTGGGTCATATTGTTGAGCACAGTCTGGTATTTAGTGATACATATTAAAATTGGTCACCGAAAACTCCTGAGAATGTGGTGAATCTTCCGTTTGACAGAATGGCCTCATTTGGCTGGAAACGGAAGGTGGGTGAGAAGGTCTCTAAGGCAGTAGTGCAGCATTTTGAGGCAGAATCTGAGGCATCTGCTGACAATACGGATGGGGATGAGGTGGACTGGCTCCATGCGATCAAACGCCGCCGGGAGGTGCTGCTAGAAGACTGTGCTACAAAGAGCCAGAGGCTGAAGGAGGAAGGGTCCCTGCTGGCAGATGAAGGCAGGTAAGTGAAAATATGCTTGATTTAAGATACTTTATAATAGATGGTCCTGTAACCAATTTTTTTGGAGCAGAGTATTGTGTAAGAAAGGAACTGCTTCGTAAACCTTGCTTAAATACCGTTTTGTTAGTTTAGTAGTGTGTTAAGTGATTTGTGTTTATGTAATTTGAAAGATGTTTATATATTCTTCCTGGgtctgggctttgaatctctATGCATCTATATTTTGCATGTTGTTCTTGCGTCAGAAGTGTTTTTCCCTTGGTTCTTCCATGGTTCAgaggtatgtctgtgtgtgcatgcgtgcgccATGCTATGCCACCACCTTCAGCCCTGTGCTCCCCCGCCCAACTCTGATGAGTAGATGGAGATGTTTAATCTAAAATCAGTGCGAATAATGTGTACGTTATATGAGTATCAGCaaatatttttcaaatatttcTGTTTGAGATACTTAAGTTGGGAAGCTTGTGTAATACactttaggaacaacagaacaaTGACATACAAACTTTTCATCTGTAATGTCTTTTTTCCTAAATCAGTTCCTACCCCTAGTTGCTATGGTTAGAAGTTAATATGGCCCCAGAGTGGGACAGACATGCGGTGAATCTCAATACTAAGAACACAAAGattgtacttgtggtcttgacaAGACCAGTCTTGCTAGCTTGCCTTTCAAGAATGAACTTGTGGCGCAGTGAATCATGGCATTGGTCTAGTTCGACTAGGATTCAACCAATGTGCCCTTAATATTGCGGAGCAAGATCAACATCTGGGGATTTATTACTgtactctgtacttctgttcttagttttggaactggtctttggcAGTGGAAGATGACTTAAAACGGGTACACAAAAATACGTATGGTCAAGTATGCATATTCATATTCACTGATGGTTCTAAATTTGATCTCGTCCAGTCGATTTGAATTCTATCTCTTCTAACTTAGTTTGCAAAGAAACCAGTTAGATGTTAGGTTTTATTTAGAGCCCACCCACTGTGTTTGATGGATGACTTAAATAATTTTCATAGTGGCTGGTAACATGTAAGTGGTcaattttaaatgtcatttaacttatttatttatttattgaatattcTCACAAAATACCCTCCATAGAATTTTGTCCTATCATGGAATGGTTATTCAGCTATTTCATGAAATAAATGCAGTAGACATTTTAGATGTGAAATGTTTGTATTAGGGGCACTGTATTTAGGTGGCACCAAGTAATTACTTTTTGGGCAAGGTTTGCTGTGACCCAGATTCAAACCGGGGTTATTGCAGCCCCAACTCAAAGTACTAACCACTATACGATCACAGTGAGCCACCCACCACCACATGATGTTTGTTATATTGTATTGGGAGTATAATTACTTGGGAATTGAACCAGAGGCGGGAATCATACCCATGTACTTTTGGAATAAAGGGCTACAATAAATCTACAGACTGCAGCATCTagcattttaaaatcatttaattcCAGCTTGTATTGCAAGTCATATTTTTGTTGAAAATGAATAATCTGTTCAATAGAAGATTGTTACACTGTTAAACAAATATTacatatgctttctgtgaagtCTACAATAATCTGGGGGTTTGATGtgtaaaatgtttaataataggtGCGATTGATCATGATTAATCACAACGTTGGTTaatttttaagtaaaaatgctatttaaaaggaaaaaaaaaagcttaacaCCTAAACAAAAAATTAACCAGGTTGTATCGGCTAAACTAGCATTATAGAACTTAAATTAGCTGTACTATTGTAACTAGCCTAACAACATTTGATTTTGTAACAATACTTAATTTAGCTCCCCCATCTATTTTCTATAccctatgcagggtcacagggttcaggagcctgtcccagaagctatgggaacatggcagggaataacccaagatggggcaccagcccatcgcagggcactcgcaccatttacacacacagggccgattggtaactccagtgaacattagcatatttttggactgtgggggtgaAACTACAGTGACATGGGGAGGCACGCCACACATGTAGGACTTTAACCATGGTCCCAGCGATGCATTTTATGTCAGTACTTTGCAAGGCTGGTTTTTAATGAGTGTTCATGGCATCATAAAGCTGTTATAATGTTCTAAACTTATTTACAAGTTTTACATCtgctctctttttttaaaatgaaaagtagcactgttaaggtttttttttccatagcacaTGAAATACTTTTAAAATGCTGCCTTTAGTTTGCAGACAAGTCACCAGTAGTTTTTTCTGATTCCAAGTTCTTAAGGTGTTCTTCCAGTAGAGGGAGCCAATGATAGTGGTGTCTTCAAGAATTCACAGTGGTGTTTTTGAAAACTGATTTTTAATTGTATATTTTAAGCCATCTTCTTTATAAGCATTTTTgttcaaatgatttttcaatgaAGTCTTTTGAGGTTTTTAGTGTTTCAGTAGTGTGCAGTTCCaccagaaaatatatatataatataatataatataatataatgagAATATAGGATGGTTTATTTGTGAGGTTTATTTCTCATTTCTAATTTAGCTTTTACTTTCAGGTGTCCTGCCTTGTAAAGTGCATTTGTACATTTATTACTAGGTTGGGgtgttcctggttttgatgagtGTCATTCAAGAAAAAATTTAATGTTTTCTAAAAATTATTTTTCTGCTTTCATTAATCTAGGCTCTAGGCGTTAATATACATCAAAATGCTGAAATAAAGATTTAAGGGGATGTTTTGATAAAGATAGAACTACTCACAGCAAAGatcattgtatttttttgtattttaaagtCACGATGTATGACTAGGTGTTTTCAAACTGAATAGCTACATTAAAAAATTCTTGTATAAGTGAAGTTTGAAAATTGTACTGTATACAACATATACTGCAGTTGATAGTTTCTCTGAGGGTCCCCATTTTGACCAACCCTATAAATTGTGTCCTGCAGTAATTGCCCAGAAACAAACCTGTGTACGTGTCCTTTCTGTATCAGCATGCCTCCGTCTCGTTTTATAGAACTGAATCATCTGTTTATTTTTGGTTTTGACGGGTATTTCTCATTTTAGCTAATTTAATCATAAGGTTCACAGTTTGCTTTGTGGATGCCTGTTACCTTGATGATCACACATAATAACATTTTCTGGTATTAAATGAATTCCAATGAGGAAATGACGTTTTTCAGGCCTGGTGAGTAGAGCATGATTATGAGTTCGATGCTGTGTCTGGACTTGAATGTAATTCAGTTTGTGCCTTGTAAGCACGTCACCCCGGGGTGAAAGAGTTGTCTTCTGTAGCTCAGGGACACCCTACTGAGCATTTTCATGCGTGATGTTTGTTCTAGTACATAAGCATATCATTGAAGTAGGCCTTCATCATTTAAATCTTAAAGCCAGTAGGATGATATTTGTTAGCTGTTCAGAGTTCTGGAAAATGTTACCGATCATTTCCCTGGGCTTATGTTATACATGTTAGACTTACATGGCTGATCAGTAGCCTGAAGATAGGTTTACACCATTATTCTCTTCTGCATTCTCTGCAGGTCCGCATACAGAAAAACCGAACGAAATACATTTAGCCATGCTGTTATATATCGTTGATCCAAGGGTGGAGAGCCTTAATTGCAGTCATCTTCAGTTTCCAGTTATCCTGCCAGTCATTTTGTATGGGAAGCAATGTAGCTGCCAAGAAAGCTCAGATTTTCCTATATTAATAACAAAACGGAGGACTTTATTGCCAAGCAACTCTTCAAACTGTTAGTGCACACCTTCCTCCCTTGCCAAAAGCAACTCTCGACTCTGATCTAGTTTTCAGTGATGAAAGTACATGATACTGCGGTTTTGTGATGTCTTGTGGTATGAGAGCGTCTGAGTAAATACAAAAGTGCATGATATTTCTGACTTTCTGACTTACACTACAGCTTCCAGCTAATTACTTGTTTGACGCATGTTTCTTCCAGTAAACGTGACTTCCTTTGATACACAGTTACCTTCTATATTTTGAGATAAAGTAACAAATGCTCATGTTTTGTTGCAAGCTGAAGTGTCAGTATATTTGCGTGTAGACCGTTAGTCTATTTTATCATGGATGCCAGTCACAGTTCTATGTTCACATTTAGACTTTTTTTCAGGTATATTCTTTGAAAACTTGAAAGGTTACCAGTATTAACTTAATTCTGGAATAAATAGTTAAGGTGAGAAAATTATAAATGTCTTTACAGCATAGTGAGGGAGCTAAGCAAATTGTCAGATGTACCAGTAGCTAGCAGCCCTTGACATTTTACGCACGCTATTCATAATATAACTAGGGGTGTGCAAAAACATAGTttttcaatatattttttttaaatttgcctGATTTGATATCGATCTGTAAAATTTATGAATTGACCTTTTAggcttttatgcattttttccGGTTCACTAGATTCATCTCCTAGGTTCATTCAACAATGCTTAAACACAGGGTTGTACTGGACTGTATTGCAATGCAGATTACTTAGCTGTTGAGTGTTCTTAGTTTTTTTAGTATTCCAGGAAGTAGTGTTGTACTACTCGAGACCGGTCTTGGT contains these protein-coding regions:
- the prkaa1 gene encoding 5'-AMP-activated protein kinase catalytic subunit alpha-1 isoform X1, whose product is MATDKQKHEGRVKIGHYILGDTLGVGTFGKVKVGQHELTKHQVAVKILNRQKIRSLDVVGKIRREIQNLKLFRHPHIIKLYQVISTPTDIFMVMEYVSGGELFDYICKNGKLDEKESRRLFQQIISAVDYCHRHMVVHRDLKPENVLLDAQMNAKIADFGLSNMMSDGEFLRTSCGSPNYAAPEVISGRLYAGPEVDIWSSGVILYALLCGTLPFDDDHVPTLFKKICDGIFFTPQYLNPSVISLLKHMLQVDPMKRATIKEIREDEWFKQDLPKYLFPEDPSYSSAVIDDEALKEVCEKCECTEEEVLTCLYNRNHQDPLAVAYHLIIDNRRIMSEAKDFYLASSPPESFLDEHQLSAAKPHPERVPFLVAEVPPRPRHTLDELNPQKSKHQGVRRAKWHLGIRSQSRPNDIMSEVCRAMKQLDYEWKVVNPYYLRVRRKNPVTGMQAKMSLQLYQVDSRTYLLDFRSIDDEILEAKSGTATPHRSGSVGNSRTTLKNEAEAGEAKAEVAVKGSDGSLASSLTSSVESTSGETFPRPGSHTIEFFEICANLIKLLAR
- the prkaa1 gene encoding 5'-AMP-activated protein kinase catalytic subunit alpha-1 isoform X2; its protein translation is MGQHELTKHQVAVKILNRQKIRSLDVVGKIRREIQNLKLFRHPHIIKLYQVISTPTDIFMVMEYVSGGELFDYICKNGKLDEKESRRLFQQIISAVDYCHRHMVVHRDLKPENVLLDAQMNAKIADFGLSNMMSDGEFLRTSCGSPNYAAPEVISGRLYAGPEVDIWSSGVILYALLCGTLPFDDDHVPTLFKKICDGIFFTPQYLNPSVISLLKHMLQVDPMKRATIKEIREDEWFKQDLPKYLFPEDPSYSSAVIDDEALKEVCEKCECTEEEVLTCLYNRNHQDPLAVAYHLIIDNRRIMSEAKDFYLASSPPESFLDEHQLSAAKPHPERVPFLVAEVPPRPRHTLDELNPQKSKHQGVRRAKWHLGIRSQSRPNDIMSEVCRAMKQLDYEWKVVNPYYLRVRRKNPVTGMQAKMSLQLYQVDSRTYLLDFRSIDDEILEAKSGTATPHRSGSVGNSRTTLKNEAEAGEAKAEVAVKGSDGSLASSLTSSVESTSGETFPRPGSHTIEFFEICANLIKLLAR
- the prkaa1 gene encoding 5'-AMP-activated protein kinase catalytic subunit alpha-1 isoform X3, whose amino-acid sequence is MVMEYVSGGELFDYICKNGKLDEKESRRLFQQIISAVDYCHRHMVVHRDLKPENVLLDAQMNAKIADFGLSNMMSDGEFLRTSCGSPNYAAPEVISGRLYAGPEVDIWSSGVILYALLCGTLPFDDDHVPTLFKKICDGIFFTPQYLNPSVISLLKHMLQVDPMKRATIKEIREDEWFKQDLPKYLFPEDPSYSSAVIDDEALKEVCEKCECTEEEVLTCLYNRNHQDPLAVAYHLIIDNRRIMSEAKDFYLASSPPESFLDEHQLSAAKPHPERVPFLVAEVPPRPRHTLDELNPQKSKHQGVRRAKWHLGIRSQSRPNDIMSEVCRAMKQLDYEWKVVNPYYLRVRRKNPVTGMQAKMSLQLYQVDSRTYLLDFRSIDDEILEAKSGTATPHRSGSVGNSRTTLKNEAEAGEAKAEVAVKGSDGSLASSLTSSVESTSGETFPRPGSHTIEFFEICANLIKLLAR